AGAAATTTAGGATCTATTATTACTTAAAACTATATAAATTCACATTAACAtcagtatttttaattttgtaatcgCATTTCACGGCCACAGaaaagacaagaggcccatgggccttaacggtcatctgactcatgacacaaaacaacagtcacagtataatggagtggttaacaattaatagaagcaatacaaggaactccttttttgaatatgtgagtttctgaaataggtaaaggtcatttgctgaacaaacttggtagcccttcattcatATATGGTTTTAACCCATtcaagaatgaaggaggagtcagattttaaagccaaatttcagcaaagcttccattttggaccCCTGACgttctatccccatgggtcttacctcgtcctttataaaatatgttcccccttctgagccccgcccctctgtcccctaGGGTCTGACCTAACTCGTTTATATTAagtatgattgtccttccccagtgatgtttcacacaaaatatggatgcatTAATCCACTCAATGGTTAAGAAGGAGTAGgcttttaaagtaaaatttaatcaaaattccccattctgagccccgcccctctgtcccacGGGGTCGGAcctattttgtttatataaaatatgacagtcCTTCCTCTACGatcttttacacaaaatatggatgaaatccactcaagggttaaggaggagtagaattttaaagctaaaacaagtacatgtactcattgtaatggacactaATATATAATCCCCCAAATGACCCTCTCCCTTCCCCTCCCCATCTCCACCTGCAACAAATTAAGCATGCAGTTGTACAGTGtatgaacattttgaaataaatgtttgaggtacttttacattcaatgaattgcagacgaaaatttgaaaacaggagGTTTGCCCagcaaaaatctttcaaaattttttatCATACTGATAAGCATCCCTTTATAACCCTTTATactaaatttcattgaaatcagagacCGAAATGTAAAAAAAGGAAGTTggcccagcggccatcttgaaataccaaaattttaccaaaatgttagaatgttgttcgccatcccttaaaacctctGCAGACTATTTTTTGTTGAGatcagagaccgaaacctgaaaacaggacgTGGGCtcgcagccatcttggaatactaaaatctttatgaaaatatttgcatgttgttcgccatcgcTTAAAACctctatagaccaattttcatttgagatctgggaccgaaacctgaaaacaggaagtgggccagcgcccatcttggaataccaaaatctttatataaaatatgattgtccttccctaatgatgtttcacaccaaatatagatgaaatccactcaagagttgaggaggagtaggattttaaagcttaaatcaagaaaatttccccttttgggacCCAACTCTTCAGTCCATAGGGGTTGGagcaagctcatttatataaaatatgaatgccCTTTGCCAATGATATTTTCcaccaaatattgatgaaattcacacaagggttaaggaggagtaggaatttaaaactattttttttactttttggaccccatccctcagcccctcaggggtcggaccagactcatttatataaaaaatgactgtctttccccaatgatgtttcataccaaatatagatgaaatccatctaaggatgaaggaggagtaggattttaaagcttaaattaagaaaatttacccttttggggccccgcccctctgcccctaggggtagGATCTATCTCATTgcctaaaattaagaaaaatttccCTTTatgggccccgtccctctgaccctaggggtcggaagAGGCTCAATTATATCAAAAATGATTGTTTTTGGCCAATAATGTTTCATACCAGATATGGATGAAATctatccaaggatgaaggaggagtggGATTTttaagcttaaaataagaaaatttgcccttttgcgACCCCTTCCCTCAacccctaggagtcggaccaggctcatttatataatatataattgtccttccccaatgatgtttcacagcaaatatggatgaaatccatccaaggatgaaggaggagaaggattttaaagcttaaaataagaaaatttgtctttttggggccccatccctctgaccctaggggtcggaccaagctcatttatataaaatatgattgtcctaccacaatgatgtttcacacgaaatatggatgaaatccgcTTAttggttaaggaggagtagcgtttttaaggaaaaagtttacgcacgacggacggcggatggcggacgacgacggacgaatcacgatgactataggtcatcctgacccttcgggtcagatgacctcaAAATCAAATTGAAGCGAAAGGCTAACCATTACTTTGCCGCCATGTTTGTTCTTGTTTGTTCTTGTTGCTCCTGCTTTGGAGATGGTGTGAGATTTTGTTCAGAGAGCAATGTTCCGTTTGGGCGAAATTACCTCCGGAGAACAGTGTTCTTGTATCAAGAAAATGTTGCCCAAGGACGGCCCTTCAGTCCACTTTATCGAGCCCAGCGGGTGTTACAAGTGTACATTGTACCTGTCCCCCTGAAGCACATACAAGATGTACACGTGTATAGTTAGTACTATATaaggtatacaaatgatcctTACTGTCAAACAATGTGTGTACGTTACATGTaccaaatgtaattaatgtctaGATATAAAAggatttttaaagaaaattatttgTGTATGTTTGCTACATTGTCTAGAACacgtaaatgtattggcctacACCGTCAATGGACTCCACTTTTAGTTTAGCCAACACATGCGGAGTCAACCATTCCtaatcaaatatcaatgaataacatcCGGTAAACGGATTGGAACGCAAACGcacgcaaacgcaaacgaacgaaagCCCGAACgaatcaaaacgcaaacgaaatcaaatcaaaacgaaaacgaacgaaaacgcgaAACGCAAACCTGAAACGAAAAACGCTCGACGAAACAAAACGCACACGAAACTAAACGAAGGAAATGCAAACGAATCTAGAACGCGTTTGAGAGAATGTTAGACGTATTAAGTACTTATGATACttatatcattttgaaataaattcgaaaaaaaaatcccgacTACAAGTGAATTcaccatacatgaaaattgcattaTTTTTTCAACGAAAATATTCCGTCGTTAGTATCTTTTTACGTAAATTCAGCCTAGTTTCTGATAAAACAAAGGTTAAAATTATACCAAGAATATAGTAATTTTGCTGACGctatgacgtcacgaggctgtattgcatgcgtagtcatgcaatacagcctcatgCGACAtcagtgtattgccctagaccagcaaGTTTTACACGTGTGAAAATGAATCAATTGCTAAATactaaaaaaacatattatggATTTGGGGTGCCAAAAATGTCCAAACAATGTGTATTCCCTTAGCCACTGCATCACTTCTCATAGAGAAAACCTTAAGTCTTGTATCAATAAATTTACTCATATTTATTAGTAACTAGCAATATGTATACGTCGACACATCTACAAACATTCAAACTATCATTCACGTCATATCATAGATCCTCATTCCCAATTCACAAGGATTATGAAATGCAATACATACCGATGTTTACAGGTCTGCCATGGCTTATCTGTTGTCGTACTGATAAGCAATTCAAAGGACATTTGTACTCAATGGAGCTGTCCAAAATGTGTACCAAGTTTTCAAACGTCATAATCAAAATAGGCTGATATCTATTGCGTTTCATTTTTTCTGTTGTCTTCCTTTTTTGCTGTTTTGAACCGGTAACACCATATAATTTTGGttggaatattaaaaaaaaatatttgccttGTGTACTTCAATATTTTGTATGGATTACAAAAACAGGCACTCTAACCTATGGTCGTTGTCTGGAATGTCACtagaatattttcataaacaGACCAGATGGGTATTCATTTTCtttgaatatatttaatatcataaatTGGGTGACTATCCTTATAAAGTATAAATTATCAAGAGTTTTACTCAGTTTTTCGTCAAACTTATGCGGAGTATCCGTGGAGAAAATGCATATGTCTCCTGCAGACGTATCCGTATCACTtacatattctcagtaaatCAGGAGTTTGGTCAGAATTGTGCTGTTAACGGTATCAAAAAGGGCCAAAAATTGTAACATTTCCTTTTCTGCTTAATTCATGCATTCTCATTGTTGCTATGACTAACATTCCAATTAAACCAGGGATGCAATGAATAGTTcaaatattataagactctttcatatgtagatatgaagggtagggatattctacccgaggatcacaaaatgttgtaaacccGAGACTTGCTGAGGGTTTTACAAAATGTTGTGATCTAGAGGGTAGAATACACTATCCTCCGAATTCACgcatgaaagagtatttttatCTCATATcacgacgttttattgcaattttacaactatgattttccgccattttgaaataaattcgaaaaaaaatcgCCACTGCATGTGAAGTCagcatacatgaaaattgcatgatattttcaacgaaaatattccgttgtttgtatctttttaaGTAAATCCAGCCTAGTTTCTGATAGAACAAaggttaaaattgtacctagaatatagtaattttgttgacgctgtgacgtcacgaggctgtattgcatgtgAAGCTATGCAATAACGTcacgaggctgtattgcatgtgaagctatgcaatacagcctcatgCGACAtcagtgtattgccctagacaaGCCAGTTTCACAcgtgtgaaaataaattaattgctaaatactaaaaaaaacatACTATGAATTTGGGGTGTCAAAATGTCCAAACAATGTGTATTCCCTTAGCCACTGCATCACTTCTCATATCACTTCTCATAGAGAAGTcttgtatcaattaaatttaCTTATATTTATTGGTAACTAGCAATATGTATACGCAAACATTCAAACTCTCATTCACGtcatatcatagatatacatttCCCAATTTATAAGAATTATGAAATTCAATGCATATCGTGTACCAATAaatcatgtttacatgtataccatCTTCAAAAaaatacaacgcagcagaaacagaaaaatagaatgtaatcaaatgaatttccaaaatcaaaatatataaaccatatcataaagactttaatatcaattatttcaagaacattaaactgatcacagaaaatacatatgttttgcttgacatttttcttaataaaaattcctacatgaaaattacaaagaaaacaaaagtcttcattaaaatgaggTTTTATCCTTAACATACTCatgtttcttatgttgcacatacacttattttggtaaaaccatgcacacatgAGGACAGCCTTATaagttattttgcctttacctcagatctgtgtttaacattcatttaaaaacactattttaaagtacacaaaagggcatatgattagtttactttaaaactcttatgtctataagccttagataCTAACtccaatttgaattatcattaacagagattatgtaagttggacagaggagtcaccagcagacaacagttgacctagatgggctgtgtattatataacactctgtgtattctatcaatcagaaggcagtcttcccacgactactgattggtccaaaggaatattattcaatgaatagggaatttatgaatggaagtttatgaatgaaatggttcaagaggtcaccactagatgtcattgtagggcaagtcctacttAGTCCTACACATCAATAGTAAACCGGATATcattaatacaaacgctagtcgcgttttatcaaaaatatgcaATTATTCAGTCTCGGATACACGTGTATCGCCTCTGGTCTACCCTTGCTGATGACACACGTTTTACCTATGACTGTCAAATGTACATGCAAATACCCTGGCGCCACTTATGAGAAAACTCACAACATCAGGGAAAATAATTTTCGTCTAATTCGCTCCGCTCAACCGACggaaatttgattttctttgaTGTATGGTATAGAAGTCTTGCAAATGTAATGCTGTAGCACTAGTACGATATTGagtttaaacaataaaacaacattagCCACGACATTTGGTAAtcctttttttaattattatttctgACATGTGTTTCGTCAGTGATAAGGTAGTGATAGCCATCCTTCTCTTCAACCTATTACCTCAGCGCCCATATCTGTCAACCTGAAATTTTATGGAAATATGAATTGTATTACATTTATAGACATAAAAGAAAACTAAAATTGTTTATCCAAAACATCGAAGAAACGCTGTATTGTAGACTTAAACAAACCTGTAATCCTTTTATCTTACATTCAAACGTTTAAAAGGTAAACCTACTTCCTTTGGCGTgagattttattttgtatatttcgcATGAGATCAGTAATTGAGAAAAGCGATCGCAGCAAAAAGTAACAGATACAGGTACTGTAGATTATTTTGACTAAATAGTAAAAACATTCGTCATCGAAAGTCCATCAGGCATGAAATGTTAACgcaaaattgatttttcataAACATAAATTGATTTATAGCATTTGGTATGATGTCTATTTCTTTTCATTCTTACTGTAATATTTAATGTCATATAACATGATCGTCTTAAATTGTGTTCGAAAATCCGAATtccttgatttttttataaacagaATATTTTGTATCATCCGAGTAGCCTTATGATTCATATTATTCATGTTTAATTGTGCTTTCAATTTACCATTTGCATGTAATGACATTATTCCGTCTATGCGTAttacagaattacctcccttgttggTAGATTTCTTTTAAAAGTATGACGTAACACTCtgtttaatgttaattaacATCATACTGAATTTTGATTGCGTCAAAATAGGCATGTTAAgagtacatacatatatcatatttaacCTGAAAACCAttcttaaaacaaaacatgagaCGACACTAACATTAGATATCTAGTTCATGTATGtacagtaaatacaggtaaCTAATAATTAATACCTCTAAAATAAACTTACTTCGTTTTACATATGAATTGTAAGGTACGGTCGCACGTCACGTCCGCCCATTGGAATTGTGTAGAATGTGAGAGACAGACGCAGTTTTCTCCTGATCCAGCATTTTGTGGTTCCGTCGGTCCCCAGTCTGTGTACTGAACTGGATCGTCACTGTTCGCCCATATCCAATGTCCCTCCAGTTCTACATCTGTGGCACTAATGTAGAAACAGCCTTGCGAATAAACAGAACGAAGGCAATTAGAAAAGtccatacagatatatacacgTGACTTGATCAAATATATGCATTGCAAATTATAAACAGATGATATAAGAAGTAGATAAAGTATCTCATCAAATTCAAATGgacgtgattttttttcttgcgACCCTGGTAAATAATATCCGCAATACACCGCTTGACTAGATAGAAGCTCGATCgattgagcgtcagactagattgagcgtcagactagtaatcatCATAAAATCATATGCTCTGTACattcttaatttgttttaaattttgttgattATTGTGCAGATTAATATAGCGGGTTGTAATTGCATATAGTGATATTGGCGCCATCTAGCCTCTGGCTACAACGGCGGACTAGTTAATCCGAGGTCACAGGTTCGAGCCCGGCTGGCGGCACACTACCCTCAACCTGTTTAATTCGGTGCCGTAGACCACTCTAGGTACGCGCCATAGTGAAACTGAAGGCTTCCTTGAAGAGAGAACCTACTTTTAGTTTGTGTTCGAACACATTAGAAAGACCATAGATCATAAAAGattgagaaaacaaatgttctaaatagatataaaatcataaacactATAATACATGCCTGGTTCATGCCGGGATTTCAGTTGTGCTTTGATGAAATCgttttcatctttatttgaaatGTCTGCCAAATATCCATGAAGGATAGTGCAATGGTACtgaaatgaataacaaacaTAACACCTGATGACAATGTACAGTCTGCAATCGAAGTATTCCCAGTCTAGAGCTAAGTCCTTTTTTCTATTAGATTTACATCATGCATAAGTGTAGGAAGGCAATTCAATCATCAATCATTTATAAACTAAGTTATGTTGAAATAtgcctaagaagtgatatataggcatacaaatTATCACTAGTGTAAAAAGAGTCTAAAACCTTAAATATTGACTCTGAGTTTCTTATTTAGAAACAGTGGGTTATATGTCATAATACCCATGCAAATGTTGAGTTGCTCAATGTGGTATACTCTGGCCAACGATCTCTTAAGTCAAAAAGTATCAAAAAGTATATCATCATATGATCCAATTGACTCAAAAGAAAACTTGTCTAGCTCTAAATATACAACTCTTGAAACTTTTATCCGGTGGATATGGTGATATCCGAAATGGAAGAATCTAATAATAATGACCGCAGGCAGGTCACTTCACTATACCTCCATATGTACCTTGATATTGACTCCTCTTTACCTAAGttcataattaataaatatgtattttctaGGTATGTGATATCACTTACATATGCGTCGGTCCAGTTATCGCCCTCACTGTTGACAAACAAATAACACGAGTCATTATATCTAGTCCAACCATTTCTACAGTAACTGGCCCTCTTCGTTCTATTAAACGCCAAGCCTAAAAGAAAcccattttctttaaaaaggAAAATTGTTAATGATGATGTCTGATAGTGAGGTACGtgtatataatatcattttacaGATAGCATTGTTTTCCATGTTTAAAACAATACAAGCAGCAGAAGGATCTCATCTATTAAAACAGAAGTTCTACTTGAAGAATTGAGTGAATAGAGGTCCTTCCATCTAAGTGagtatattacaatgtaaatcGGTTAGATGGGCTTATCGCTGATGTACTATTTATAACTATCAATGATAAGAGCTGTTATGATATATTTCCACTTGTAAGAAAACGTAAAAGTTTTACCTTCAATTCCAGAAAAAACCAATATCACCAAGAAGAATATTCGGAGATCCATCCTGAATGACTATCTTCTGTTTATCTTCAACTTTTTGCAATAGTTGTATATAGGTTTGCTCTCGTAGCTTATCTGAACAACGCCTTGTTGATAAGAAATACAAGAGCCCTTTGTACACAACGAAATTAATCCGCATGCACTTATGTAAGGTAGTACCTTCATTTGGACATCAAAAAGGGTTTTAATTATTAACATGAAATGAATACTAGGGAATGTATCATTAGTAACATTATGACTAAACGGGGAAAGACATTGatttaatgtaaacaatgttGTCGATTGCTCATTtccttatttattttaattcgtattatttttatttatttatctttatatatttatttatttatttgaatgcTATGAATGATACTTGTAATTCAGGTCAAACTGATTTTGAAGACTTTAAAAAATAGTTGTATCAACATAGTACTATATACATGATATTTCCTCATTTATCggaaacatacatatattgtttaatccTATATAAGGGGAAGATGTCTCGAAGTAACCTTTGTCTAATGCTACTTGTATTTTCAACAACGAATATGTTCAGTTTCGTATCGGCAAAATTAACAAAACTAAATCATAACTGTATCTTTACGGATATCATTACCGGTAATGGTGAGCACGTTCACAAACATGTGCAAAAATTGCACACTTACATACTAGTGTACAACCAAAAAGAACAGAATACAACAGCACTATTTAAAAAGAATTTCTTACATATGTTTCTTATGCACTGAAGGTTCcctatatgtttatttaaagattaacctcttactttgtttagtttatgagatgataaacccaatggatCACGAGGTAAATCGCGTAAACGCAAAGCGTTTACGTACAATTTATCGACTGCTCCATTGgttttatcatctcataaactaaacaaagtaagaggttaatccttatatttaccatattttctttaaacaataaaatcaaccaaAACGTCACATACAATCATTTATTGTGTGTTATTCGCCGTCAAAATTATACTGTCGTCATGTTTATCCTTGCACAACAGTCGTTCAAAAAAGCGCGCCGTTGACTGACAGCTTAATGCCGCCCTTTTttccatgacgtcacaaaaagtAGTTctcatatttcagttattttattcatgtcaaatatcaataagatattaaaaaaatatgttttattgtatatatccGAATGTCTCGtaatgtgttatttgtaaacattgacactTGATATTGGGGAATGTCAAAGGAAGTCTGCCAAAGTTAACAGGTATTCATACGCACCGAATCGGGTCACGTTCTGCATTCAAtttattgggaaataaacagaTCTGCTCCAACAtagtttatcgatacagaaacagtggcaattgtaaatattaaataataagtTACTCTTGCGGCAAAAGTATATTATTGGAGAAAATGCAATCTAAGACTTGAGATTtaaccaaatatatatattcata
This genomic window from Argopecten irradians isolate NY chromosome 4, Ai_NY, whole genome shotgun sequence contains:
- the LOC138322181 gene encoding macrophage mannose receptor 1-like, coding for MKLSLFFLWILILYGIEGSTFNRKTRASTCKSGWTQYNDSCYLFVRSEADNWTDAYLHCNILHGYLADILNDDESNFIKGHLKSNNETGCFYISATDIELEGHWIWANSDDPVQYTDWAPTEPQNFGSGENCVCLNMGHEFRWADVSCDTKTHFICRAEMDLRIFFLVILVFSGIEGLAFNRTKRASYCRNGWTRYNDSCYLFVNSEGDNWTDAYYHCTILHGYLADISNKDENDFIKAQLKSRHEPGCFYISATDVELEGHWIWANSDDPVQYTDWGPTEPQNAGSGENCVCLSHSTQFQWADVTCDRTLQFICKTKLTDMGAEVIG